In Nicotiana tabacum cultivar K326 chromosome 19, ASM71507v2, whole genome shotgun sequence, one DNA window encodes the following:
- the LOC142173739 gene encoding uncharacterized protein LOC142173739 codes for MAAPPNFEEGQSTYMPPRFKGQYYGRWKTRMHDFIMAEDSKLWDVICDGPFVPSKTSGDPAVTIPKTRKEFNDADRKAIEKNFRTKKILVCGIGPDGYNRISACQSAREIWEALQTAHEGTTQVKQSKINTLTTECELFRMKDDESIQDMHTCFTSIINELHSLGEIIPRNKLVMKILSVLPSSWESKVNVITEAKDLQKLTIDELVGNLKTYEMKKREDNERREPKREKNLVLKTCNNDSGGEDADMAYLTKRFQKMVRRNGGIPKRGSLSKPRGYNLCHKCGKSGHSIKDCPLLKQD; via the coding sequence atggctgctccaccaaattttgaagaaggtcagtCTACCTACATGCCACCAAGGTTTAAAGGCCAATATTATGGACGGTGGAAGACCAGGATGCACgacttcatcatggctgaagattctaAGCTCTGGGACGTCATCTGTGATGGACCCTTCGTTCCCTCGAAAACCAGTGGCGACCCTGCTGTAACCATTCccaaaacaagaaaagaattcAATGACGCTGATCGAAAAGCCATAGAAAAGAATTTTCGTACAAAGAAAATTCTCGTTTGTGGCATTGGTCCTGATGGATACAACAGGATATCGGCATGCCAGTCAGCCAGAGAAATCTGGGAAGCTCTCCAGACAGCTCACGAAGGAACAACACAGGTCAAGCAATCTAAGATCAACACGCTCACAACTGAATgcgagctcttcaggatgaaggacgATGAATCCATCCAAGACATGCATACTTGCTTCACATctatcatcaatgagcttcactctcTTGGAGAAATTATTCCAAGAAACAAACTTGTCATGAAAATACTTAGTGTACTACCCAGTTCCTGGGAAAGCAAAGTGAACGTTATCACAGAGGCAAAGGACTTGCAAAAGCTGACTATTGATGAACTTGTTGGCAATCTGAAAACGtacgaaatgaagaaaagggaagacaatgaaagaagagagcccaaaaGAGAGAAAAACCTGGTCCTCAAGACATGCAACAATGACTCGGGAGGTGAGGATGCTGATATGGCATATCTGACAAAgagatttcagaaaatggttcgcAGAAATGGAGGTATCCCAAAGAGGGGTAGTTTAAGCAAGCCAAGAGGGTATAATCTATGTCATAAATGCGGGAAGTCAGGACACTCCATCAAGGACTGCCCTCTTCTTAAGCAAGACTGA